In the genome of Vespa crabro chromosome 1, iyVesCrab1.2, whole genome shotgun sequence, the window tttcaatttattttgttcattGATATGATCAATGTCGTTACGTATATTTCCTGgaaatttatatacgtaagtcgatgttattattattatctttcgttatctatatataccaATGTCGGAATCGTCTTTGTTTACAAAAGTTAGAACTATCAAGGAATATGCCTTACCGTCTCATCAACATGTCTTACACGACAGTTTGACTTTGAAGCTCATACGTGACGCatctaaatacatatattctctAATAATCCTACGCACATTCGAGATCTCTCcatatgcatgcatacatacatacatacataaatgcatacataataacatacataaatatatacataaatacatacatacataggtatatacatatatttcatatttgaaAGGTTCAAATTAAAActtagtattatattaaaagtgtTGTTAATCTAAGAACAGGGATAAATAATCGATCTAATTATGTCGTTTCTCgatctaatattaaaaaaagagggaagaaaagaagaaaaagaaagaagaagaaaacaaaagaagagagacagagaaagaaagaaaagaaagaagacgaagattaaaatataatcatagAATTAATCGAAATTGATTAAGTTGTATATtacgaataagaaaagaagaaaaatgttaagacATTAAGAAATTCTCAATCGAAATCAATTTATAACTTGTAGAAAAAgtgtaaatttaattatctctGTGTATTGTGTTACCACGTGTATTGCCGATACGaagattagaaattataaacgtaacttattatattcgtttgaTGTTggatataacgttattattaatttatatgataagtggattaaattttatatactcaTGGAGATTAAGATGAGTCTTTGTTAATAACTTTTGTCAGAGCCTGGAGGAACGTGAACGGAAACATACGGTGCACAAGGAACAACTTTCGCGCGAGCAAAGGTTCCTAAGGCGACGGCTCGAACAGCTGACGAGTCAAACAGGCTTGCACGGCCTTCATCAGGGTCTCCATCAAGGTCTCCATCACGGACATGCACTCCATCATGGACTTCACCACGAGCATGGGCTGAGCTCATCACCATTGAGCTCCTCCGCACCAAGCGGATCCTCTTCCGCTGCGGCCGCGGCTGCAGCAGCTGCGGCACTTCTCTCGAAACGGCGCAGTATCTCCGAGTGCTCACTCGGCACGGCCTCCTCCACCAGTTCCACTGCAAGCTCCAGGAACTCCGACAGGTCTGCTGGCAGTCCATCCGTCTCGGAGTCCGGTaagtatttcaatttattttctattcttttgtttatttttttctttttctttttttttcttttttttttttttttttcttaacaattactgcgaaaaattttacaacgctcatcctttttccttttacgctTTTACCTGTACGTCAGTCTCCTATTTTCGACTCATAcagttttatatatgtatatataataatgtatatataataaatatatattatatatatatatatatatatatatatatatatatatatacacgttataCTTTTAAAAAGAGCTTTTATGAATtgatttcttaattatcgCTACGATACTTTCATCGATAAAGACAAAATTGTTTCTCATCGGTTTTCTAtcgtaatagaaaatttatttgcaGTTACATCATCACATATTAGCACATACATCATCTACAGGGATCGTTTATAAGggggaatatttcaaatatcgtttaataaaactttCAGTGTCAAAAcgtatttcataattttttttattcttcttttttctctattttctttttttcttttttttttttttgaaacagaagatataataagaatatttattgtgtcatatctttttatattgtaaaaaattttattcttattaagaagtaatatttttcgtcttttaaatgttacaaacaataacaacaaaaatattacaaacatACGTTAAAGTAAATCTATATACCTTGAAGGTCCAtgtgtatattaatttaagaatataaagtaaggaaaaaaaaaatatatataatacatatatacacacgtattaTCAAATCCGATAAGACAGAATTAACTCGTTAGAGTAATTTTGATTAGGTATTGGATGAACGTATATGGGGTCATAGGGTGAGACGAGCGTGTAGATAACGTGTTTGTCGATTTTAAAATTTTGCGGCGGTCATGCAAAACGATCAggcgtcgtcgtcatcgtcatcgtcatcgtcatcgtcatcgtcgtcatcgtcgtcgtcgtcgtcgtcgacggcCACGTTTTCGGCGCTTCGTTGCTCACTTTGATCGTCGTAGCGGGCGCGAACGAAACTTACAAACACTTATCtatagacatatacatatacatataatatatatatatatatatacatgtagatAGGTAATAGGTAATAGGTTATATACACTAGGATGACGTTTTAAGTGTCGGCGAGTTCTAAAACGAGACTTCTCGAGCGAACGACACACGGGCGGATTAGCTGACGCACAGCAAAGCAGCAGCATCCCTTCGGTTCGTCACACGCGCCTAAAAGCCGACCGAAAATATTCTCTTAAGGAGGACGTACATGTCTACTTTGCTGTCCTTGGGTCGAGATGAGCCCTTTGAATAAAGGGCCGccttcactctctttctctctctctctctctctctctctctctctctctatctatctatctatctatctgtctctatctctttctctttctctcactatatctctatctaaTTAAATACACTCATCGCGCGCATTTTAAATCCACCGtgaaatcaattatttatcattaattatagaagctttttttatcacttgaagattttatatttgaagatTTTATTACATAGGAGATTTAAGGTcttcttgaaatttttattctcatatcattgattgtattttctttctttctttttttctttcttcctttttcttttgttctttttctctttttttttttttttttgcacgttttaatttcattcgatttcgtcgaaagaaagaaagaaagaaaattttttttctctctctttttatgcGCAATAAACCATcactataaataattaattaaattaagagtacgttttcttttctccactttttttttacttttttattttttttttttttgttcttttcttttctttattttcttttctgacAAAAGTAAATCTATTtacttgtatgtatgtatatagatacatgcatatatacaatgagtatgatatatatagaatCAATGATCGAAAGGTATGGAAAAATGATCGTTAGGAAATCAATTttggaaaattaaagaaatttgcaattctatttgtttaaatttgGTGTttgttaatagaaaaaaaaaaaaaaaaacatgtctagacaatttaattgatatcaATGATCAGTGATTACAACGTAATTTGGTATCATTAATTGATATCGATATGGatcaattatgatttttacgaataatataaatctgtAAATTTATGGTATTTACATTAGAATACATCatcgagaaagatatatttatggaTAGTGATAATCAATGAGTCTACGATGTAATTCGtcaatgatttaatttattctactaaataataatgttaatcaatattttcaaaatgtgtATCATTAgttaattcgatcgaaatacAAGGCGcgtcattttctctttccttttttcttttttttttcttttcttttcttttttttttctttttttttttttttttcaattcttcgtgaaatcataataatttaatgcgaaaaataattatctaaatatatcAGATATCTAATCACGTGATCCGAAAATTACGCTATAGATCACTTAACGTTCAAACgtaaatatgatataagaaaaattatttaaaagatccAAAGTTTCGatcatattttcaaatatttaaaatgataagaaaataacttgatataaaagagaaatgatttaTAACGATCGAGCGTTAGTTAATTCTTTTCGTTaggatatacatacgtaaatctTAATCgacgtattatttttaattaataatcataatgattaaAGATCGAATTCgttcgaaagattttcttgaatatttcgaaatcGTAATCTTAGGAAAGATTTAGGTGAAAGAAACAATCGTTTGTATTCGTGTCTGTGAAACGTTGACATTTTCATCGTAAAAATGCGTTCGTTCTATCCATCGTGAAATATCATCGAGAAATGTTcgaatttaaaagaaacttggatagagggaaaaagagaaagagagagagagagagagagagagagatgaaagagggaaaaaagtgTTCGTTGAATTTGTAGACGAAACGATGGTGAACGTTAAAATTgatgatctctttctctctctctctctctctttctctcggccAGAATATCTCGGGCAGCTAGGCACTTATCATAAGTCACGCGTGGCACGACGGCAATTTTTCGAATTCCTTGAGAGAAATTTCGCGTGACCGTAATAGTCTATACTAGCTTCCCACtagtttcttcgttttcttttctcctttctttttcttttttcttttttcttttttctttttttttttttacactttttttttcgcgcaagaactctctctctctctctctttccccctctctatctatctctctttctttcggtATCTGTCtttccgtctctctttctttttcgtatctCTCTTTACCGCATGAAAAATCGACCAGAAGAATTTTATCgtaaacgataagaaagtgTTCGtgcttttctattcttttgtttACCAGCTTTTCCATCTTCATggtgttatatatatagtactagTATGAGTGTGTATACGAGTAAGAGAGACGGATAGAGtgagatcgaaagagaaagagagagaaggaagaaaattattacagCAGAGCTCGCTCGATGGTTCGTTCATCGTTTTACGCGTTTCTCTCTCGCCCAGAGAATCCTCGAGGGTATTTCGAGGTAAACTTTGAGTTCGGCTTCTTGTCGTGaacgataagaagaaaagcaagagCCGCCAGCTCACCGTTCCGCCGATTATATCTTCTTCTCGTTGCTTTGCGTTCGCACGATCAACGGGATAAACTTCGTGTCCAGGCGACTATTAATGTTCGTATAGAACAGGATATTCGCTGAGCAAACAACTTCTTCTTCCGTTGTGTTACTTCCTCGTTGGTATTCATTGGACatcgttttttcttatacattaTTACCGTCTAGACGAAATTGATATCTttctagagaaagagagagagagagagagagagagagagagagagagggagagagggtgggagtGGGGGAATATTGAATTaagatatcaattataatctttatatttgagaattattttcatttgaattctTTATCTGTCATTTATGCGTTAATATTCGACTTggatcttttaaataaaaaaaaaagaaaaaaaaaaaaaaaattagaaatataatcaaCAAGTCGATATTGACAGATATCAATtgtaactttttatattttattcaaaaattattatcatttgaattatttatctattcttgcgtttaaatgttatcaattaatcttatcgtttttaattgatcgtcgatttaatttgataattttttttttttttttttttttaaataaattaaattaaattagattaaaaaaaagaaaagagaaaaagagaaaaggaaagaaaaataataataataaaaggaaaagaaaaaaaaaaatataaattaaaagtgtGAAATATCGGTATCGACGATCATTCATTTTCTTGatcgtttattttcatatacatttatatatacgttgaaaacaaagagagggaaagagagagagagatagagagagagaaaaaagcacatagttaaatttttctttcgatattaatactaCTTTTGAATGTGAAAAAatggatcttttttttcttttcttttctttttttttttttttcttttaaataggAATAGAACAAATACGGATGTTTctacaaagaaaagagacaaagagaaagatagagagagaaagagagagagagagaaagagagagagagagagagagagagagagagagagagagagagagagagagagcggctTGTATTGCGATTACGCGCTCTAATTCCTATTCAACTTCCCTCTCAATTCATCCCACGGgacaacgaagaaaaatacgagcgaacaagaaagagtgagtgagagagagagagagagagagagagaagagagagagagagagagagaagagagagagagagagagagagacgatataACGTTAGTCTCGTCATTAGTTTCCTCGTTAAACTCTCGACGATGCGTTCGACTTCTCTCGGTTGAAGTACTAACGATCACCGGGTCGACGGTTATTAAGTTTCGTGAATAAAATGAGTTATACCCTCTCGAAAAAGATCGGACAAAATTTTCTCGGATTActgtcatttcttttctttttcttttttttttcccccttatctttttttttcttttcttttttttttctttttcttcttcttctggttcgatcgatcgaatgaaacgaaaaagagagagagagagagagagagagagagagagagagagagagagagagataataccTAGAATTGTTGTTACtaatgcatttttatttttaattttaaatattcaatttttattatttattataaagagaaatagaaggaaagaaaaaaatggtagatttaatttactttattttttttttctgtaaaatttgttaaaaattttttgtatatatatatatatgtgtgcgtgcgtgtgcgtgtgtgtgtgtgtgtgtgtattgtaAAAAATAGGACATGTATTATAAATCATCGATAAAGGGAAACGATAGCTGtcgttttaaatttatttcataggGAGTTGAACGAATTTCAACGATATATACACCTATGTGTGTACGTCGTATAAACTCATCGTTTATTGTGCAATTCGTGGGGAAAcagaatattatttcttttctatttcttttttattcttctctttcttcttttttctttcttttattttttttttcccctttttctttcttttttttttttttcttttttttttgtacaatattaattgatatttcttcTCATGGCCgatttatcttccttttatttcatttctttatgttatatatatatatatatatatatatatatatttcattttagtcAAGATAtttaatcttctctctctctctctctctctctctctctctcgtagcTCGTGCAATTTCCGTCAGCTGTTTTACTTCAATACCCTGCTTGCTGCTGCACCGTATCGCGAATGTACTTGACGAGCAATTTTCGCGCGTTTATACGCTCTCGCAATGGGATCGTCCGGTTCGCTTCGTTCTTCTAATTTCGTGTCCCAATGGAATCAAGAATTTACATCGACTTTTGTCGatcgatccatcgatcgatcgatcattcaaAACCAAGAAGATTTTATAGCTTGCGACGGGAACATCTTAGTCATCTTTGTCCGTTCTGTTTgatcgaatttaaaaaagtTAACCTTCTCGTCGgctcatattttttattgataatagagttcgaaaaaagaaaagaaaaaaaagaaaaaataaagaagaagaaaaagattttctccGAGcgatatcgtatttatttctatcccATTAGATCAAACGAATAGTGAGGAGGATCattgaattgaattaaatgaaatacaaaGAACACGAAGGATTTTTACTTGATCCTTTATAAttcaacttttttcttttttctttttttttttttcattttcttctttttttttctttttcttttttcttttctctttttcccctttcttcaAGTATAtgtattgaaaaatgaaattatacaaTTTGTAACTTGTATTCGATTGatctaattatttcatttatagattagcgtaatttatataattagaaaatgatGTTAATATGcagacatttttaataatgaccGATAGTCATTATTACggtaatcatttattaatggaggggaaaaaaaaagtaaaaataaaaataaaaataaaaataaaaatgatgtatACAAACGTCCGACTTAAAAgttacataattttatatagattttaacATATGAGACtgttttaaaggaaaaaaaaaaaaatgagaaaagagaga includes:
- the LOC124424972 gene encoding max-interacting protein 1-like isoform X3, giving the protein MPIPDDMRTVTKRPKTKKSQGSRTTHNELEKNRRAHLRNCLEKLKMLVPLGPETSRHTTLGLLTKAKRFIKSLEERERKHTVHKEQLSREQRFLRRRLEQLTSQTGLHGLHQGLHQGLHHGHALHHGLHHEHGLSSSPLSSSAPSGSSSAAAAAAAAAALLSKRRSISECSLGTASSTSSTASSRNSDRSAGSPSVSESDEVDVIGYTSNQSDTDDHSSVQSSSDSGVAMSTSRLTLSEMMDNL